In one Melopsittacus undulatus isolate bMelUnd1 chromosome 4, bMelUnd1.mat.Z, whole genome shotgun sequence genomic region, the following are encoded:
- the ERH gene encoding enhancer of rudimentary homolog, which produces MSHTILLVQPTKRPEGRTYADYESVNECMEGVCKMYEEHLKRMNPNSPSITYDISQLFDFIDDLADLSCLVYRADTQTYQPYNKDWIKEKIYVLLRRQAQQASK; this is translated from the exons ATG tctcaCACAATTCTACTTGTCCAGCCTACCAAGAGGCCAGAAGGCAGAACATATGCCGATTATGAATCGGTGAATGAGTGCATGGAAG GAGTCTGTAAAATGTATGAAGAGCATCTGAAGAGAATGAACCCAAACAGTCCATCCATTACATATGATATCAGCCAGTTGTTTGACTTCATTGATGATTTGGCAGACCTCAGCTGTCTTGT ttACCGTGCTGATACTCAGACATACCAGCCGTACAATAAAGACTGGATAAAGGAGAAGATCTACGTCCTCCTCCGCCGGCAGGCCCAGCAAGCCAGCAAATAA
- the SLC39A9 gene encoding zinc transporter ZIP9, translated as MDDFRSICLLSLAMLVACYVAGIIPLAVNFSEERLKLVTVLGAGLLCGTALAVIVPEGVHALYEDILEGKHHPVSEMQHVMESEKVAEIPVAHEYGHDHSRLHAYIGVSLVLGFVFMLLVDQIGSSHVHSTDDPEAARSGNSKITTTLGLVVHAAADGVALGAAASTSQTSVQLIVFVAIMLHKAPAAFGLVSFLMHAGLERNRIRKHLLVFALAAPVMSMVTYLGLSKSSKEALSEVNATGVAMLFSAGTFLYVATVHVLPEVGGIAHSHKPESNGGKGLSRLEVAALVIGCLIPLVLSIGHHH; from the exons ATGGATGACTTCCGCTCCATCTGCCTGCTCTCTCTGGCTATGCTGGTGGCCTGCTATGTGGCAGGAATCATCCCTTTGGCAGTTAATTTTTCCGAG GAAAGATTAAAGTTGGTGACTGTTCTGGGTGCTGGGCTGCTGTGTGGAACTGCCTTGGCAGTCATTGTGCCAGAAGGAGTACATGCACTTTATGAAGACATTTTGGAAG GGAAGCATCACCCGGTGAGTGAGATGCAGCATGTGATGGAGTCTGAGAAGGTGGCAGAAATCCCGGTTGCACATGAGTATGGCCATGACCATTCCAGGTTACATGCCTACATTGGTGTATCCCTTGTCCTTGGCTTTGTCTTCATGCTGTTGGTGGATCAGATAGGCAGCTCTCATGTGCACTCTACAGATG ATCCAGAAGCTGCAAGATCTGGCAATTCCAAAATCACAACAACACTGGGACTAGTAGTCCATGCTGCAG CTGATGGTGTTGCATTGGGTGCAGCAGCTTCAACCTCTCAGACTAGTGTCCAGTTGATAGTGTTTGTTGCAATTATGTTGCACAAG GCACCAGCTGCCTTTGGCCTGGTTTCCTTCCTGATGCATGCTGGGCTGGAGCGGAATCGAATTAGAAAACACTTGCTGGTCTTTGCGTTAGCAGCACCTGTTATGTCAATGGTGACATACTTAGGGCTTAGCAAG agcaGCAAAGAAGCCCTTTCAGAAGTTAATGCCACCGGAGTTGCtatgctgttttctgcagggACTTTTCTTTATGTTGCCACAGTTCATGTCCTCCCAGAAGTAGGAGGAATTGCTCATAGCCACAAACCTGAATCAAATGGAGGAAAAGGACTCAGTCGTCTGGAGGTGGCAGCCCTAGTAATAGGATGCCTTATTCCACTAGTTTTGTCCATTGGACACCATCACTAA